TGTGAATAACGTAGTATTCAACTGGAAACATCGTACTGTTGATGGTGGCGATTATCGTTCACAGTTCAATATCATCAATAACTATTTCAAACCGGGTCCTGTTACGCCAAGAGATGAGAATGTAGGGCATCGTATTATTAAGCCGGAATCCGGCCGTAGCAAACTGAAATACCAGCAGTTTGGCAGATCATACGTAACCGGCAATATCATGGAAGGCTATGATAATATTACCAAAAACAACTGGGATGGTGGTGTACAGGTAGAAGACCTGCCAAATACGGGGCAATACACGGCAGATATGAAAGTAGATCATCCCGCCCCGATGCCAAAGATGACGATCCTTTCTGCGAAGGATGCTTATCAGTATGTATTGGATAATGCAGGCGCTACGCTGCCAGTGCGTGATCCTGTGGATAAAAGAGTGGTAGAACAGGTGCGTACCGGTAAGATCATTTACAAAGACAATACCGAGTCTAAAATTGGTAGTGAATATATTAAGCGCAGACTGCCCCCGGATTCTTACAAGCAGGGTATTATTTATGACATTGCACAGGTAGGTGGTTATCCTGAATACAAAGGCAAACCTTACAAAGATTCAGACGGTGATGGTATGCCTGATGAGTGGGAAACTAAACATGGGCTGAATCCAAAAGATGCCAGCGACGCGGTGAAAGATAAGAATGGTGATGGTTATACCAATATAGAAGATTTCCTGAATGATATAAAAGGTGATAAGAAACCTTATACCATGATCATCAATGAGCGTGTTGCAAAGATTGTATCCACACTGGGTATTGATGACGATTCAAAGAATGATCAGGTACAATCTATTATTGCGCAGCAATATGTAGATATTAAAGATAACGAAGGAAAAAAAGATACAGTGCTCATGCGTGAGCTACACCAGCACTACCTGTCCAGGCTGTCTTCCGTATTAACGACTGAACAGGTCACAAAAGTAAAGGATGGCATGACTTACAGCATACTACCTGTCACTTACAATGCTTACCTGGATATGCTGCCTAACCTGACACCTGCGCAACAGCAACAGATCATGACATGGCTGATAGAAGCCCGTGAACATGCGATGGATGCAGGTACATCTGAACAAAAACATGCGGTGTTCGGTAAGTACAAAGGTAGGATCAATAACTATTTATCAGCATCCGGTATTGATATGAAAAAAGCGGAAGCAGACTGGAAGAAACGTAGGAATGAAAAATAAGATCTTATGGTTGCTGGTATGTTGTATGCCACTTACAACAACGGCACAGCAAAAAATTCAACCATCGGTATCGGTGAGTAAAGAAGGGCGTCTGGTGTATACATCAGACGCCTTAGGCAATCGTATACCTGACTATTCCTATTGTGGATATATGGGTGGGGATAGTACGATCCCGGATGTGTCTGCACGTATAGTGGTACCTGTAGGTGGTGATATACAGGCAGCGATCGATCAGGTAGCGGCTGCTGGTGGTGGTGCGGTGTTACTTGAAAAAGGTACTTATCAGGTGTTTGGCTCTTTGCGCATCAATACTGGAAATGTAGTACTGAGAGGCAGTGGGCCTGAAACCATTTTGCTTGGAGCAGGTACAGACCGGGCACCACTCATTCGCATAGCGGGTGTGAATAATAAGCACTACAATACAACAGTAAATATCACCGATGCCTATCTACCTGTAAATGCAACTACGATCAATGTGGCGCAATCTGTTTTCAAAGCGGGAGATAGGGTGGAAATCAGCCGTCCCTGTACAAAAGCATGGATCGCACAATTAGGTACGGAACATTTTGGCGGCGGCATCACGGCCTTGGGCTGGAAGCCAAACGAGCGCGTGATTCACTGGGATCGAAAAGTACTGGCTGTTCATGGCAATCAGGTCACACTGGATGCACCTTTGACTACGGCACTGGATACAACCTACGGTATTGCTACCATTAGGGCTTACCAATGGCCGGGGCAGATAACACATGTGGGTGTGGAAAACCTCCGTTGTATATCTGCTGTTGATGAAATGCGGCCCAAAGATGAAGATCATCGCTGGATGGGTATTACCTTCGGAAATGCGACAGATAGCTGGGTCAGGCAGGTCTCATTTGAACATTTTGCCGGTTCAGCAGTGGCCATATGGGAAACTGCGGGTCGTATTACGGTAGAAGATTGTATCTCATTAGCCCCTGTGAGTGAAATTGGGGGGCAGCGCAGGAATACCTTTTTTACTGCCGGTCAGCAAACGCTTTTTCAGCGCATCTATGCACAATATGGCTATCATGATTTCGGGGTAGGCTACTGTGCAGGTGGGCCTAATGCATTTGTACAATGTGAATCCTGGATGCCGTTTAGTTATAGCGGTACATTAGATAGCTGGGCCTCCGGCGTATTGCTGGATAATGTGCAGGTGACAGGGCAGGCATTGGGGTTTCCGGATAGAGGGCAGGATGGGCAGGGTGCTGGCTGGTCAGCGGCGAATAGTATGCTCTGGCAATGTGCGGCTGCAAAGATCATTTGTCCTGCGCCACCGGGGGCCATGAACTGGTCATTTGGTGCCTGGGCACAGTTTCAGGGAGATGGGTATTGGAATAGTTCCAATGAATACATCAATCCACGTAGTTTGTATTATGCACAGCTGGCAGACCGGTTGGGGAAGGATGTATCGGATAGAGCGAGGTTGATGCCTGCTACATCGGAGGCTTCAAGTAGTCCGTCACCTCAGCAGGCGGCGGAATTGATTGCCCAGTCAAAGGAGCCGGCCTTGACATTGCAGGAATGGATCACACAACAAAAAATGATCGAAGTCAATACAAAAGGAATCAGGATAGCGCCTGTCAAAAAAAATGGATTAGTGCGTGCCAATGCGGATGTTATCCACATTCAAAATGGAAGAATACTAAAAAATAACCAGCTCCTCACCGGTGGCCGTCATGAAGAACCCTGGTGGCGGGGTGGTATCCGTCCTGAAGATGCAAAAGAAGCCGTACCTGCACTCACCCGTTTTGTACCCGGCCGCACCGGCACTGGTTTTACAGATGACCTGGATAGCGTAGTCAACTGGATGCAACAAAAGAACATCATCGCCTTTGATCACAACTACGGTCTCTGGTATGAGAGAAGAAGAGATGATCATGAACGGGTATTGCGCATAGATGGCGATGTATGGCCTCCATTCTATGAACAGCCTTTTGCACGCAGTGGTGAAGGCACAGCATGGGATGGACTCAGCAAATATGATATCACGAAATACAATACCTGGTACTGGACCCGTTTACAACAGTTTGCATCCAAAGGCAAGGTATTGATTCACGAAAATTACTTCCAGCACAATATTATCGAAGCAGGTGCGCACTATGCAGATTTTCCATGGCGCCCTGCGAATAATGTGAATAATACAGGTTTTCCGGAACCACCACCATATGCAGGTGGCAAGCGCATCTTCATGGCAGCGCAGTTTTATGATACGACTCATCCGGTGCGTCGTGCTTTGCATCAGGCATATATTCGGCAGTGTATGGAAAGCCTGCGTAGCTACAGCAATGTGATACAACTGATAGGTGCAGAGTTCACCGGGCCTTTGCACTTTGTGCAATTCTGGGTCAATACCATTGATGCGTATAAAAAGGATCATGCATCCTCCTGTATCATAGGTCTCAGCACAACAAAGGATGTACAGGATTCTATTCTGCAAAATCCAGTTTATTCACATGTCATTGACCTGATTGACATTCGCTACTGGTATTATCAGCAGGATAGTAAAGCATATGCTCCACAGGGAGGTCAGAACCTGGCGCCCCGGCAGCACGCACGGCTGCTAAAACCTAAAAAGACCAGTGAAGAAATGGTGTACAAAGCAGTGCGTGAATACAGGGAGAAATATCCTGAGAAAGCAGTCATCTACTCAGCAGACAGTTACGATCGTTTTGGGTGGGCGGTATTGATGGCAGGAGGATCCCTGGCGGACATTCCTGTAATAGAGGTGCCCGGGTTCTTAATAGCCGCTGCCGACATGCAACCTGTAGATATGCCCTGTGTAATGGCACTGAAGAATACGGCAAACGAATACATCATTTACTGTAATACAACTACAGAAATAACAGTAGATGCAGGCGTAAAGGGCACTGCCCGCTGGATAGATGCAAAGGATGGACACCTGATCAGTAACAAAAAGATCAGTAGCTTTAAATTTCATAACCCACAACAGTCTCCCGCTGTGTTATGGATAAGCCGCAAATAGTTTAAGCATGAAATGGAATACACTGTTATACTTATT
This Chitinophaga sancti DNA region includes the following protein-coding sequences:
- a CDS encoding DUF3826 domain-containing protein, encoding MKKYFILAAICFGHHAFAQYPTIPKAVQQVSDSMLDGAKKHADDMWQKALPIVTQEARNGKPYIPFASRPTDLPQASIPAFPGAEGGGAYTFGGRGGKVYVVTSLADEGPGTLRDACEQGGARTVVFNVAGIIHLKTPIILRAPYITIAGQTAPGDGVCVAGESFWIDTHDVVIRYMRFRRGETAVGRRDDALGGNPVGNIIIDHCSASWGLDENISLYRHMYNPGEGYQEEKLPTINITIQNCISSEALDTYNHAFGSTLGGENCAFIRNLWACNAGRNPSVGWFSVFNFVNNVVFNWKHRTVDGGDYRSQFNIINNYFKPGPVTPRDENVGHRIIKPESGRSKLKYQQFGRSYVTGNIMEGYDNITKNNWDGGVQVEDLPNTGQYTADMKVDHPAPMPKMTILSAKDAYQYVLDNAGATLPVRDPVDKRVVEQVRTGKIIYKDNTESKIGSEYIKRRLPPDSYKQGIIYDIAQVGGYPEYKGKPYKDSDGDGMPDEWETKHGLNPKDASDAVKDKNGDGYTNIEDFLNDIKGDKKPYTMIINERVAKIVSTLGIDDDSKNDQVQSIIAQQYVDIKDNEGKKDTVLMRELHQHYLSRLSSVLTTEQVTKVKDGMTYSILPVTYNAYLDMLPNLTPAQQQQIMTWLIEAREHAMDAGTSEQKHAVFGKYKGRINNYLSASGIDMKKAEADWKKRRNEK
- a CDS encoding DUF6298 domain-containing protein, which gives rise to MKNKILWLLVCCMPLTTTAQQKIQPSVSVSKEGRLVYTSDALGNRIPDYSYCGYMGGDSTIPDVSARIVVPVGGDIQAAIDQVAAAGGGAVLLEKGTYQVFGSLRINTGNVVLRGSGPETILLGAGTDRAPLIRIAGVNNKHYNTTVNITDAYLPVNATTINVAQSVFKAGDRVEISRPCTKAWIAQLGTEHFGGGITALGWKPNERVIHWDRKVLAVHGNQVTLDAPLTTALDTTYGIATIRAYQWPGQITHVGVENLRCISAVDEMRPKDEDHRWMGITFGNATDSWVRQVSFEHFAGSAVAIWETAGRITVEDCISLAPVSEIGGQRRNTFFTAGQQTLFQRIYAQYGYHDFGVGYCAGGPNAFVQCESWMPFSYSGTLDSWASGVLLDNVQVTGQALGFPDRGQDGQGAGWSAANSMLWQCAAAKIICPAPPGAMNWSFGAWAQFQGDGYWNSSNEYINPRSLYYAQLADRLGKDVSDRARLMPATSEASSSPSPQQAAELIAQSKEPALTLQEWITQQKMIEVNTKGIRIAPVKKNGLVRANADVIHIQNGRILKNNQLLTGGRHEEPWWRGGIRPEDAKEAVPALTRFVPGRTGTGFTDDLDSVVNWMQQKNIIAFDHNYGLWYERRRDDHERVLRIDGDVWPPFYEQPFARSGEGTAWDGLSKYDITKYNTWYWTRLQQFASKGKVLIHENYFQHNIIEAGAHYADFPWRPANNVNNTGFPEPPPYAGGKRIFMAAQFYDTTHPVRRALHQAYIRQCMESLRSYSNVIQLIGAEFTGPLHFVQFWVNTIDAYKKDHASSCIIGLSTTKDVQDSILQNPVYSHVIDLIDIRYWYYQQDSKAYAPQGGQNLAPRQHARLLKPKKTSEEMVYKAVREYREKYPEKAVIYSADSYDRFGWAVLMAGGSLADIPVIEVPGFLIAAADMQPVDMPCVMALKNTANEYIIYCNTTTEITVDAGVKGTARWIDAKDGHLISNKKISSFKFHNPQQSPAVLWISRK